The proteins below come from a single Methanothermobacter sp. genomic window:
- a CDS encoding MFS transporter, whose protein sequence is MNEYSNRSLRVYVLIAATLSSFLTPFMGSSINVALPVIALQFGIDAILQTWIPTAFLLAAAIFAVPLGRISEIYGMKRIFIYGNLIFTISAILSAFSPSALALIVFRAIQGVGSAMIFVTGLAMLTRVFPPMERGKAIGINTAAVYIGLSMGPVLGGFLTHFLGWQSIFLVTVPVTLIVLAVCLLKVEGEWADASGESFDVPGSISYCIFLFLLMYGFSALPEAAGALMIVLSILAFSIFLKIELSSESPVFNVRLFRNLRFSFSSLAALINYSATFAVSLLLSYHLQYIKGLDPGSSGLILVTQPIVMAFVAPLAGRASDRFNPQILAGIGMAVNAAALLSLSILDRGTPIFMIVVSLLVLGLGFGFFSSPNTNAIMGSVERRDYGIASATVSSMRLIGQAFSIGIVTLIFAFLIGRVPISPANYDLLLESTRICFLVFGVLCFIGVFAATAHRNDA, encoded by the coding sequence TTGAATGAATACAGCAACAGGTCACTCCGGGTCTATGTTCTCATAGCTGCAACACTGTCATCCTTTTTAACACCCTTCATGGGGTCATCCATCAACGTTGCACTCCCTGTTATAGCACTTCAGTTCGGGATAGATGCAATACTGCAGACATGGATTCCAACGGCATTTCTCCTTGCAGCGGCAATCTTTGCAGTACCCTTGGGGAGGATATCTGAGATATACGGTATGAAGAGGATTTTCATCTATGGAAACCTGATATTCACTATTTCAGCGATCCTATCGGCGTTCTCGCCGTCTGCCCTTGCCCTCATAGTATTCAGGGCCATTCAGGGTGTGGGATCAGCGATGATATTCGTCACAGGCCTTGCAATGCTCACCCGCGTATTTCCGCCAATGGAGAGGGGTAAGGCCATAGGTATAAACACGGCAGCAGTGTACATTGGACTTTCAATGGGCCCGGTTCTCGGGGGTTTTCTCACACATTTCCTGGGCTGGCAGAGCATATTCCTTGTAACTGTCCCGGTAACACTCATTGTTCTCGCGGTGTGCCTCCTTAAGGTTGAGGGGGAATGGGCTGATGCATCAGGGGAAAGTTTCGATGTTCCCGGTTCAATCTCCTACTGCATATTTCTGTTTCTTTTAATGTATGGATTCTCCGCCCTTCCTGAGGCTGCGGGGGCACTCATGATAGTCCTGAGTATTCTGGCATTTAGTATATTCCTAAAAATTGAACTATCATCAGAGAGCCCTGTGTTCAATGTAAGGCTATTCAGAAATCTCAGATTCAGTTTCTCAAGTCTCGCAGCTTTAATAAACTACAGCGCAACCTTCGCGGTTTCCCTGCTTCTCAGCTACCACCTCCAGTACATCAAGGGTCTGGACCCTGGCTCCAGCGGACTCATACTCGTCACGCAGCCCATTGTCATGGCCTTCGTGGCCCCCCTAGCAGGGAGGGCCTCTGACAGGTTTAACCCCCAGATACTTGCAGGTATAGGGATGGCAGTAAATGCAGCTGCGCTTCTGAGCCTCAGCATCCTTGATAGGGGTACGCCAATCTTTATGATAGTGGTATCACTTCTTGTCCTCGGCCTTGGTTTCGGGTTTTTCTCATCCCCCAACACCAACGCAATCATGGGGTCCGTTGAGAGGAGGGACTATGGTATTGCATCTGCCACCGTGAGCTCCATGCGCCTCATCGGCCAGGCCTTCAGTATAGGTATCGTGACACTCATCTTCGCCTTCCTGATAGGGAGGGTTCCAATATCCCCTGCAAATTATGACCTCCTCCTAGAGAGCACAAGGATATGCTTCCTGGTGTTCGGGGTCCTATGTTTCATAGGGGTTTTTGCTGCAACAGCCCACAGAAATGACGCTTGA
- a CDS encoding glutamate synthase-related protein — MPFKVERKEDVCKRNFDRPGCCWYLCDNRDDSLCANCFSCYNNCPHGVYEIINGEPVPLRHENCVGCRICEEMCPNNAIEVNAVPEDRRNVWSFNDLIEIQRKSREGSYKVRGCGAVRRIPTFDDLVIIPAQVSRPPIDKYREPCNTRVVLGDRFAENPLELDTPIMIAAMSFGALSKEAKIALAMGATLAGTATNTGEGGMLPEERKYASKLIAQYASGRFGVSAEYLNNSEAIEIKIGQGAKSGMGGHLLGEKVTAEVSRIRMIPEGTDALSPARHMDIVGPEDLSMKISQLREITDWKVPIMVKFTSGRVADDVKIAAKAGADIVVVDGMQGGTGAGPDVVTEHSGIPTIAAIVEADEALKEVNLRDEVSLVAAGGIRSGADVAKAIALGADAVYIGTAALVSIGCRVCQMCYTGTCRKGIATQDPKLRKRLDYVEAGKNVARYIEAMTEELCMLTQQAGNTDVSKLEKDDLRALTVEASALTGVKMAGMEAPARF; from the coding sequence ATGCCTTTTAAGGTTGAGAGAAAGGAAGATGTATGTAAGAGAAACTTTGACCGTCCCGGTTGCTGCTGGTATCTGTGTGATAACCGGGACGATTCACTCTGTGCAAACTGTTTCTCATGTTATAACAACTGTCCACATGGTGTTTACGAGATAATAAACGGGGAACCAGTACCACTGAGGCATGAGAACTGTGTGGGGTGCCGTATCTGTGAGGAGATGTGCCCCAACAATGCAATAGAGGTTAACGCCGTACCCGAGGATAGAAGGAATGTATGGTCATTCAATGACCTTATTGAGATACAGAGGAAATCCAGGGAGGGTTCCTACAAGGTCAGGGGCTGCGGTGCAGTGAGGAGGATACCCACCTTTGACGACCTTGTGATCATACCGGCCCAGGTCTCAAGGCCGCCAATAGACAAGTACAGGGAGCCCTGCAATACACGGGTGGTCCTGGGTGACAGGTTCGCCGAGAACCCCCTTGAACTTGACACACCCATCATGATAGCCGCCATGTCCTTCGGAGCCCTCAGCAAGGAGGCCAAGATAGCCCTTGCAATGGGTGCAACCCTCGCTGGCACAGCCACAAACACAGGTGAGGGGGGAATGCTCCCTGAGGAGCGTAAATACGCCTCAAAACTCATTGCACAGTATGCATCAGGTCGATTTGGTGTCTCTGCAGAGTACCTCAACAATTCAGAGGCCATTGAAATCAAGATAGGTCAGGGTGCCAAGTCAGGTATGGGAGGACATCTGCTTGGAGAGAAGGTAACAGCGGAGGTCTCAAGGATAAGGATGATACCTGAGGGTACCGATGCACTGAGCCCTGCAAGGCACATGGACATCGTTGGACCCGAAGACCTCAGCATGAAGATATCCCAGCTCCGTGAGATAACCGACTGGAAGGTCCCGATAATGGTCAAGTTCACATCAGGCCGTGTTGCCGATGACGTGAAGATAGCTGCAAAGGCAGGGGCAGATATAGTCGTAGTTGATGGTATGCAGGGGGGTACAGGGGCTGGGCCCGACGTTGTAACCGAACACTCGGGCATACCCACAATAGCAGCCATAGTGGAGGCCGATGAGGCCCTCAAGGAGGTCAACCTCCGTGATGAGGTGAGCCTTGTTGCGGCCGGTGGTATAAGGAGCGGGGCTGACGTTGCAAAGGCCATCGCACTTGGTGCAGATGCTGTCTACATCGGTACAGCGGCCCTTGTCTCGATTGGCTGCCGCGTCTGCCAGATGTGCTACACAGGCACCTGCAGGAAGGGTATTGCAACCCAGGATCCAAAACTCAGGAAGCGCCTGGACTATGTTGAGGCAGGTAAAAACGTTGCAAGGTACATAGAGGCAATGACCGAAGAACTTTGCATGCTCACGCAGCAGGCGGGCAACACCGACGTGAGTAAACTTGAAAAGGATGACCTCAGGGCGCTCACCGTGGAGGCCTCTGCACTCACGGGGGTTAAAATGGCTGGAATGGAGGCACCGGCCCGTTTTTAG
- a CDS encoding Coenzyme F420 hydrogenase/dehydrogenase, beta subunit C-terminal domain yields MSRYAMVGTPCQITAATLMKEYNGEFPVELRIGLFCMENFSYTYLKELAEEEGVDLRDVSECRIEKGRLWFHLNDGSTVSIPLERARSAMRKNCSVCMDFTSEQSDVSVGSVGSPEGWSTIIIRTERGKELVEGAIKAGYIETAPITEKGLKLLEKLASGKKKENLEEIQRRESVARPVLYWRVMPQHLYLEEIKDYQFDDLRADVIDVGACVLCGACEASCPEGIVRIDNRKPEVKGECPEGCNACYVACPRTYVPDTVISHESAAEPLGEYTEILSARAPMFRGQDGGVVTALLTYALREGIVDGALVVDKDPAMPWKPVPVLAEDPEDVVRAAGTKYSVCPILKVLKE; encoded by the coding sequence ATGAGCAGATATGCAATGGTCGGAACACCCTGCCAGATAACAGCAGCCACACTGATGAAAGAATATAACGGGGAATTCCCTGTTGAACTCAGAATTGGGCTCTTCTGCATGGAGAACTTCTCCTACACTTACCTGAAGGAACTTGCAGAGGAGGAGGGTGTTGATCTTAGAGATGTTTCAGAGTGCAGGATAGAGAAGGGCAGGCTCTGGTTCCACCTCAACGATGGAAGCACAGTATCCATACCACTTGAAAGGGCCAGATCCGCAATGAGAAAGAACTGCTCTGTATGCATGGACTTCACATCAGAACAATCAGACGTTTCGGTGGGATCCGTGGGCTCACCGGAGGGATGGTCAACAATCATAATAAGGACAGAAAGAGGTAAGGAGCTGGTTGAGGGAGCTATAAAGGCAGGATACATTGAGACAGCGCCCATAACCGAGAAGGGCCTCAAACTTCTTGAAAAACTTGCATCAGGTAAAAAGAAGGAGAACCTTGAGGAGATACAGAGAAGGGAATCAGTTGCAAGGCCCGTCCTATACTGGAGGGTGATGCCCCAGCATCTCTACCTTGAGGAAATTAAGGACTATCAGTTCGATGATCTCCGGGCAGATGTCATCGATGTTGGCGCATGTGTGCTCTGCGGGGCCTGCGAGGCATCATGCCCTGAGGGTATTGTGAGGATAGACAACAGAAAACCCGAGGTTAAGGGCGAATGTCCCGAGGGCTGCAACGCATGTTATGTGGCATGCCCAAGGACCTACGTACCTGACACTGTAATAAGCCATGAGTCCGCGGCCGAACCCCTGGGGGAGTACACTGAGATACTCTCTGCAAGGGCCCCAATGTTCAGGGGACAGGATGGTGGGGTTGTGACTGCACTCCTTACCTATGCCCTCAGGGAGGGAATCGTGGACGGGGCGCTGGTGGTTGATAAAGACCCTGCAATGCCATGGAAACCCGTACCTGTACTTGCAGAGGATCCGGAGGATGTTGTGAGGGCTGCAGGTACCAAGTACTCAGTATGCCCGATATTGAAGGTATTAAAGGAATAA
- a CDS encoding GXGXG domain-containing protein, producing MREAVVDAESKTPREVNRAIKSLAKDHDRIVVKNPNAMHYIGAGLTEDVELIIDGSAGYFVATMIHGPRVKINGNAGWFPADNMTEGEVIIEGSAGDGVGQGIYGGTVVVKKDAGSRTGEIMKNGTIIIGGNSGFMTGLFMMGGRIIVLGDLAEDAGESIIRGTIYVGGEIKSLGKNAKVEDISPEEEEELRDVLSEYGFELEDEEYHSFRKIVPRSKRPFYGEESEEG from the coding sequence ATGAGGGAAGCAGTAGTTGATGCAGAATCAAAAACCCCCAGGGAGGTTAACAGGGCCATAAAGAGCCTGGCAAAGGACCATGACAGAATAGTTGTTAAAAACCCCAACGCCATGCACTACATCGGCGCGGGACTCACAGAGGACGTGGAGCTCATAATAGATGGTTCAGCCGGGTACTTTGTCGCGACAATGATACATGGCCCAAGGGTTAAGATAAATGGTAACGCGGGATGGTTCCCTGCAGACAACATGACAGAAGGTGAGGTTATAATAGAGGGATCCGCTGGAGATGGAGTTGGACAGGGAATCTACGGAGGAACAGTAGTTGTAAAGAAGGATGCAGGATCAAGAACAGGAGAGATAATGAAGAACGGGACCATCATCATAGGTGGAAACTCAGGTTTCATGACAGGTCTCTTCATGATGGGCGGTCGCATAATAGTCCTGGGGGACCTTGCAGAGGACGCTGGGGAGTCCATCATAAGGGGAACGATATACGTTGGCGGAGAAATAAAAAGCCTTGGAAAGAACGCAAAGGTTGAGGACATAAGCCCGGAGGAGGAAGAGGAACTCAGAGACGTCCTCTCAGAATACGGATTTGAACTTGAAGATGAGGAATACCATTCCTTCAGAAAGATTGTCCCAAGAAGCAAAAGGCCATTCTATGGTGAAGAATCGGAGGAAGGATAA